Proteins from a single region of Pseudorasbora parva isolate DD20220531a chromosome 22, ASM2467924v1, whole genome shotgun sequence:
- the elavl1b gene encoding ELAV-like protein 1b isoform X4, translating into MAVRRGHIRYLKQEVYDMPNGYEDHMGDEPSDAKTNLIVNYLPQNMSQEELRSLFSSIGEVESAKLIRDKMAGHSLGYGFVNYVNPSDAERAINTLNGLRLQSKTIKVSFARPSSDSIKDANLYISGLPKTMTQKDVEDMFTQYGRIINSRVLVDQASGLSRGVAFIRFDKRSEAEEAIKDLNGSKPAGASEPITVKFAANPNQTKNSQLLSQLYNTQSRRFGGPVHHQAQRFRFSPMSVDHMSGVSGMNVAGSSSSGWCIFIYNLGQDADEGILWQMFGPFGAVTNVKVIRDFNTNKCKGFGFVTMPNYEEAAMAIASLNGYRLGDKVLQVSFKSSKSHK; encoded by the exons ATGGCCGTCAGAAGAGGACACATAAGGTATTTAAAA CAGGAAGTATACGATATGCCGAACGGTTACGAGGACCATATGGGCGACGAGCCAAGTGATGCCAAAACCAACCTGATTGTCAACTACCTGCCCCAGAACATGAGTCAGGAGGAGCTCCGGAGTCTCTTCAGCAGCATTGGCGAGGTGGAGTCGGCTAAACTCATAAGAGACAAGATGGCAG GCCACAGTTTAGGGTACGGATTTGTTAACTATGTTAACCCTAGTGATGCAGAAAGGGCAATCAATACACTCAATGGCCTGAGACTACAGTCTAAAACTATCAAG GTCTCATTTGCCCGGCCGAGCTCTGACAGCATCAAAGATGCCAACCTTTACATCAGCGGTTTACCTAAGACCATGACACAGAAGGATGTAGAGGACATGTTTACCCAGTATGGGCGTATCATAAACTCCCGTGTACTGGTCGATCAGGCCTCGG GTCTGTCACGTGGAGTTGCATTCATTCGTTTTGATAAGAGGTCTGAAGCAGAGGAAGCCATTAAAGATCTTAATGGATCCAAACCAGCTGGTGCCTCTGAGCCAATCACAGTGAAGTTTGCTGCCAATCCAAACCAGACCAAGAATTCCCAGCTGCTTTCTCAGCTCTACAACACACAGTCCCGTCGCTTTGGAGGGCCTGTTCACCACCAGGCACAGCGCTTCAG GTTTTCACCCATGAGTGTTGACCATATGAGTGGTGTCTCCGGTATGAATGTGGCAGGCAGCTCTTCCTCTGGATGGTGTATCTTCATCTATAATTTGGGTCAGGATGCAGACGAAGGCATCCTGTGGCAAATGTTTGGTCCGTTCGGTGCTGTCACCAATGTCAAGGTCATCCGTGACTTTAACACCAACAAATGCAAAGGGTTTGGGTTTGTTACCATGCCAAATTACGAGGAGGCAGCAATGGCCATTGCCAGCCTGAATGGATACCGCCTGGGAGACAAAGTTCTACAAGTGTCGTTCAAATCCAGCAAGTCTCACAAGTAA
- the elavl1b gene encoding ELAV-like protein 1b isoform X5 → MAVRRGHIRYLKEVYDMPNGYEDHMGDEPSDAKTNLIVNYLPQNMSQEELRSLFSSIGEVESAKLIRDKMAGHSLGYGFVNYVNPSDAERAINTLNGLRLQSKTIKVSFARPSSDSIKDANLYISGLPKTMTQKDVEDMFTQYGRIINSRVLVDQASGLSRGVAFIRFDKRSEAEEAIKDLNGSKPAGASEPITVKFAANPNQTKNSQLLSQLYNTQSRRFGGPVHHQAQRFRFSPMSVDHMSGVSGMNVAGSSSSGWCIFIYNLGQDADEGILWQMFGPFGAVTNVKVIRDFNTNKCKGFGFVTMPNYEEAAMAIASLNGYRLGDKVLQVSFKSSKSHK, encoded by the exons ATGGCCGTCAGAAGAGGACACATAAGGTATTTAAAA GAAGTATACGATATGCCGAACGGTTACGAGGACCATATGGGCGACGAGCCAAGTGATGCCAAAACCAACCTGATTGTCAACTACCTGCCCCAGAACATGAGTCAGGAGGAGCTCCGGAGTCTCTTCAGCAGCATTGGCGAGGTGGAGTCGGCTAAACTCATAAGAGACAAGATGGCAG GCCACAGTTTAGGGTACGGATTTGTTAACTATGTTAACCCTAGTGATGCAGAAAGGGCAATCAATACACTCAATGGCCTGAGACTACAGTCTAAAACTATCAAG GTCTCATTTGCCCGGCCGAGCTCTGACAGCATCAAAGATGCCAACCTTTACATCAGCGGTTTACCTAAGACCATGACACAGAAGGATGTAGAGGACATGTTTACCCAGTATGGGCGTATCATAAACTCCCGTGTACTGGTCGATCAGGCCTCGG GTCTGTCACGTGGAGTTGCATTCATTCGTTTTGATAAGAGGTCTGAAGCAGAGGAAGCCATTAAAGATCTTAATGGATCCAAACCAGCTGGTGCCTCTGAGCCAATCACAGTGAAGTTTGCTGCCAATCCAAACCAGACCAAGAATTCCCAGCTGCTTTCTCAGCTCTACAACACACAGTCCCGTCGCTTTGGAGGGCCTGTTCACCACCAGGCACAGCGCTTCAG GTTTTCACCCATGAGTGTTGACCATATGAGTGGTGTCTCCGGTATGAATGTGGCAGGCAGCTCTTCCTCTGGATGGTGTATCTTCATCTATAATTTGGGTCAGGATGCAGACGAAGGCATCCTGTGGCAAATGTTTGGTCCGTTCGGTGCTGTCACCAATGTCAAGGTCATCCGTGACTTTAACACCAACAAATGCAAAGGGTTTGGGTTTGTTACCATGCCAAATTACGAGGAGGCAGCAATGGCCATTGCCAGCCTGAATGGATACCGCCTGGGAGACAAAGTTCTACAAGTGTCGTTCAAATCCAGCAAGTCTCACAAGTAA
- the elavl1b gene encoding ELAV-like protein 1b isoform X3 has product MAVRRGHIRYLKVCEVQNQGNDRDSHKGASSVKEVYDMPNGYEDHMGDEPSDAKTNLIVNYLPQNMSQEELRSLFSSIGEVESAKLIRDKMAGHSLGYGFVNYVNPSDAERAINTLNGLRLQSKTIKVSFARPSSDSIKDANLYISGLPKTMTQKDVEDMFTQYGRIINSRVLVDQASGLSRGVAFIRFDKRSEAEEAIKDLNGSKPAGASEPITVKFAANPNQTKNSQLLSQLYNTQSRRFGGPVHHQAQRFRFSPMSVDHMSGVSGMNVAGSSSSGWCIFIYNLGQDADEGILWQMFGPFGAVTNVKVIRDFNTNKCKGFGFVTMPNYEEAAMAIASLNGYRLGDKVLQVSFKSSKSHK; this is encoded by the exons ATGGCCGTCAGAAGAGGACACATAAGGTATTTAAAA GTTTGTGAGGTTCAGAACCAGGGTAATGACAGAGACTCACACAAGGGTGCCAGCTCAGTAAAG GAAGTATACGATATGCCGAACGGTTACGAGGACCATATGGGCGACGAGCCAAGTGATGCCAAAACCAACCTGATTGTCAACTACCTGCCCCAGAACATGAGTCAGGAGGAGCTCCGGAGTCTCTTCAGCAGCATTGGCGAGGTGGAGTCGGCTAAACTCATAAGAGACAAGATGGCAG GCCACAGTTTAGGGTACGGATTTGTTAACTATGTTAACCCTAGTGATGCAGAAAGGGCAATCAATACACTCAATGGCCTGAGACTACAGTCTAAAACTATCAAG GTCTCATTTGCCCGGCCGAGCTCTGACAGCATCAAAGATGCCAACCTTTACATCAGCGGTTTACCTAAGACCATGACACAGAAGGATGTAGAGGACATGTTTACCCAGTATGGGCGTATCATAAACTCCCGTGTACTGGTCGATCAGGCCTCGG GTCTGTCACGTGGAGTTGCATTCATTCGTTTTGATAAGAGGTCTGAAGCAGAGGAAGCCATTAAAGATCTTAATGGATCCAAACCAGCTGGTGCCTCTGAGCCAATCACAGTGAAGTTTGCTGCCAATCCAAACCAGACCAAGAATTCCCAGCTGCTTTCTCAGCTCTACAACACACAGTCCCGTCGCTTTGGAGGGCCTGTTCACCACCAGGCACAGCGCTTCAG GTTTTCACCCATGAGTGTTGACCATATGAGTGGTGTCTCCGGTATGAATGTGGCAGGCAGCTCTTCCTCTGGATGGTGTATCTTCATCTATAATTTGGGTCAGGATGCAGACGAAGGCATCCTGTGGCAAATGTTTGGTCCGTTCGGTGCTGTCACCAATGTCAAGGTCATCCGTGACTTTAACACCAACAAATGCAAAGGGTTTGGGTTTGTTACCATGCCAAATTACGAGGAGGCAGCAATGGCCATTGCCAGCCTGAATGGATACCGCCTGGGAGACAAAGTTCTACAAGTGTCGTTCAAATCCAGCAAGTCTCACAAGTAA
- the elavl1b gene encoding ELAV-like protein 1b isoform X1, translating to MAVRRGHIRYLKCHAHNMDKLPQVCEVQNQGNDRDSHKGASSVKQEVYDMPNGYEDHMGDEPSDAKTNLIVNYLPQNMSQEELRSLFSSIGEVESAKLIRDKMAGHSLGYGFVNYVNPSDAERAINTLNGLRLQSKTIKVSFARPSSDSIKDANLYISGLPKTMTQKDVEDMFTQYGRIINSRVLVDQASGLSRGVAFIRFDKRSEAEEAIKDLNGSKPAGASEPITVKFAANPNQTKNSQLLSQLYNTQSRRFGGPVHHQAQRFRFSPMSVDHMSGVSGMNVAGSSSSGWCIFIYNLGQDADEGILWQMFGPFGAVTNVKVIRDFNTNKCKGFGFVTMPNYEEAAMAIASLNGYRLGDKVLQVSFKSSKSHK from the exons ATGGCCGTCAGAAGAGGACACATAAGGTATTTAAAA TGCCATGCACACAACATGGATAAACTACCACAG GTTTGTGAGGTTCAGAACCAGGGTAATGACAGAGACTCACACAAGGGTGCCAGCTCAGTAAAG CAGGAAGTATACGATATGCCGAACGGTTACGAGGACCATATGGGCGACGAGCCAAGTGATGCCAAAACCAACCTGATTGTCAACTACCTGCCCCAGAACATGAGTCAGGAGGAGCTCCGGAGTCTCTTCAGCAGCATTGGCGAGGTGGAGTCGGCTAAACTCATAAGAGACAAGATGGCAG GCCACAGTTTAGGGTACGGATTTGTTAACTATGTTAACCCTAGTGATGCAGAAAGGGCAATCAATACACTCAATGGCCTGAGACTACAGTCTAAAACTATCAAG GTCTCATTTGCCCGGCCGAGCTCTGACAGCATCAAAGATGCCAACCTTTACATCAGCGGTTTACCTAAGACCATGACACAGAAGGATGTAGAGGACATGTTTACCCAGTATGGGCGTATCATAAACTCCCGTGTACTGGTCGATCAGGCCTCGG GTCTGTCACGTGGAGTTGCATTCATTCGTTTTGATAAGAGGTCTGAAGCAGAGGAAGCCATTAAAGATCTTAATGGATCCAAACCAGCTGGTGCCTCTGAGCCAATCACAGTGAAGTTTGCTGCCAATCCAAACCAGACCAAGAATTCCCAGCTGCTTTCTCAGCTCTACAACACACAGTCCCGTCGCTTTGGAGGGCCTGTTCACCACCAGGCACAGCGCTTCAG GTTTTCACCCATGAGTGTTGACCATATGAGTGGTGTCTCCGGTATGAATGTGGCAGGCAGCTCTTCCTCTGGATGGTGTATCTTCATCTATAATTTGGGTCAGGATGCAGACGAAGGCATCCTGTGGCAAATGTTTGGTCCGTTCGGTGCTGTCACCAATGTCAAGGTCATCCGTGACTTTAACACCAACAAATGCAAAGGGTTTGGGTTTGTTACCATGCCAAATTACGAGGAGGCAGCAATGGCCATTGCCAGCCTGAATGGATACCGCCTGGGAGACAAAGTTCTACAAGTGTCGTTCAAATCCAGCAAGTCTCACAAGTAA
- the elavl1b gene encoding ELAV-like protein 1b isoform X2 has product MAVRRGHIRYLKVCEVQNQGNDRDSHKGASSVKQEVYDMPNGYEDHMGDEPSDAKTNLIVNYLPQNMSQEELRSLFSSIGEVESAKLIRDKMAGHSLGYGFVNYVNPSDAERAINTLNGLRLQSKTIKVSFARPSSDSIKDANLYISGLPKTMTQKDVEDMFTQYGRIINSRVLVDQASGLSRGVAFIRFDKRSEAEEAIKDLNGSKPAGASEPITVKFAANPNQTKNSQLLSQLYNTQSRRFGGPVHHQAQRFRFSPMSVDHMSGVSGMNVAGSSSSGWCIFIYNLGQDADEGILWQMFGPFGAVTNVKVIRDFNTNKCKGFGFVTMPNYEEAAMAIASLNGYRLGDKVLQVSFKSSKSHK; this is encoded by the exons ATGGCCGTCAGAAGAGGACACATAAGGTATTTAAAA GTTTGTGAGGTTCAGAACCAGGGTAATGACAGAGACTCACACAAGGGTGCCAGCTCAGTAAAG CAGGAAGTATACGATATGCCGAACGGTTACGAGGACCATATGGGCGACGAGCCAAGTGATGCCAAAACCAACCTGATTGTCAACTACCTGCCCCAGAACATGAGTCAGGAGGAGCTCCGGAGTCTCTTCAGCAGCATTGGCGAGGTGGAGTCGGCTAAACTCATAAGAGACAAGATGGCAG GCCACAGTTTAGGGTACGGATTTGTTAACTATGTTAACCCTAGTGATGCAGAAAGGGCAATCAATACACTCAATGGCCTGAGACTACAGTCTAAAACTATCAAG GTCTCATTTGCCCGGCCGAGCTCTGACAGCATCAAAGATGCCAACCTTTACATCAGCGGTTTACCTAAGACCATGACACAGAAGGATGTAGAGGACATGTTTACCCAGTATGGGCGTATCATAAACTCCCGTGTACTGGTCGATCAGGCCTCGG GTCTGTCACGTGGAGTTGCATTCATTCGTTTTGATAAGAGGTCTGAAGCAGAGGAAGCCATTAAAGATCTTAATGGATCCAAACCAGCTGGTGCCTCTGAGCCAATCACAGTGAAGTTTGCTGCCAATCCAAACCAGACCAAGAATTCCCAGCTGCTTTCTCAGCTCTACAACACACAGTCCCGTCGCTTTGGAGGGCCTGTTCACCACCAGGCACAGCGCTTCAG GTTTTCACCCATGAGTGTTGACCATATGAGTGGTGTCTCCGGTATGAATGTGGCAGGCAGCTCTTCCTCTGGATGGTGTATCTTCATCTATAATTTGGGTCAGGATGCAGACGAAGGCATCCTGTGGCAAATGTTTGGTCCGTTCGGTGCTGTCACCAATGTCAAGGTCATCCGTGACTTTAACACCAACAAATGCAAAGGGTTTGGGTTTGTTACCATGCCAAATTACGAGGAGGCAGCAATGGCCATTGCCAGCCTGAATGGATACCGCCTGGGAGACAAAGTTCTACAAGTGTCGTTCAAATCCAGCAAGTCTCACAAGTAA